One window of Bacillus alkalicellulosilyticus genomic DNA carries:
- a CDS encoding MerR family transcriptional regulator: MEMTIGQFAKVVGSTVRTLRYYDKMELLTPKKVNKNGRKVYTRLDWELFQQIMILKHFGLSLNEIKEQMTNQKLKNRELLQVQKQLIEQKQVELNDKLEVITRMERLYNIEGISEEELNEFAFIMLDLFRREKSQIQIWEEHFADDKEILKEIKILHDPEYQEKMDRETWYLIQAIRNALHFNDSTSRKKVQEVLNKMDNLFPASRKILKLVEDDLFLAKYNHEFTTYFPENIASYIYKELKAYYNENDNNE, translated from the coding sequence ATGGAAATGACAATTGGTCAGTTTGCAAAAGTAGTAGGGTCAACGGTAAGAACACTAAGGTACTACGATAAAATGGAGTTACTTACCCCAAAAAAAGTAAATAAAAATGGTCGAAAAGTATATACACGATTGGACTGGGAACTTTTTCAACAAATAATGATTTTAAAACATTTTGGTTTATCATTAAATGAAATAAAAGAACAGATGACTAATCAGAAGTTAAAAAATCGAGAGTTGTTGCAGGTACAGAAGCAGTTAATTGAACAAAAGCAAGTGGAATTAAATGATAAGTTAGAAGTAATTACGAGAATGGAGAGACTGTATAACATTGAAGGTATTTCCGAGGAAGAATTAAATGAATTTGCTTTTATTATGCTTGATTTATTTAGGAGGGAAAAATCGCAAATTCAAATATGGGAAGAACATTTTGCAGATGACAAGGAGATCTTAAAAGAAATAAAAATCCTTCATGATCCAGAATACCAGGAGAAGATGGATAGAGAAACATGGTACTTAATTCAAGCGATTAGAAACGCCCTTCACTTTAACGATTCTACAAGTAGAAAAAAAGTACAAGAGGTTCTAAATAAAATGGATAACCTATTCCCGGCGAGTAGAAAAATTTTAAAATTAGTGGAGGATGACCTTTTTTTAGCTAAGTACAATCATGAGTTTACTACTTATTTTCCTGAAAACATAGCTAGCTATATTTATAAAGAGTTAAAAGCATATTATAATGAGAACGATAATAATGAGTAG
- a CDS encoding MFS transporter: MEQQSLFRNRTFIFLFFGSFLALIGFSMFFMTTTWYVISDLNSASSLGIILIAITVPRILMMAFGGVLADKFKKTTIMFSTSSIQGVLLVIIFLLHNADQLSFLYLVILGSIFGTLDAFSGPAGTSLIPKIVQKNQIKQANAIIQGLGQIGFVIGPIISGSIMEFGGVTAGYLVSSIIVLLSAFFMFPPFIKEGPVVNTFKQTPFKDLIEGLSYVKASRFLMTGILILITLNFFAFGAISIAIPILVETYGGTPINLSYIDAALGVGMLISTAIIGIIKIRRRGLTSIAGLLATLLVAIAFSQIPNLYILTALAFLIGFTMTFVSIPFFTSAQEDTDPRIMGRVMSIVFLAMNGFDPLAYASVTLLVSRGFDIQLVILSFSIVGLIIAIFILWRGHTFRSYKSNY; this comes from the coding sequence ATGGAACAACAATCATTATTCCGGAATCGCACTTTTATATTTTTGTTTTTTGGGAGCTTTTTGGCGCTAATAGGATTTAGTATGTTTTTCATGACAACCACTTGGTATGTCATTTCTGATTTAAATTCTGCTAGTTCATTGGGGATTATTCTTATCGCCATTACTGTGCCACGTATTCTCATGATGGCATTTGGAGGAGTTCTTGCTGATAAATTTAAGAAGACGACAATCATGTTCAGTACGAGTTCAATCCAAGGAGTTCTGCTAGTTATCATCTTTTTATTGCATAACGCAGATCAATTATCATTTCTGTACCTGGTCATTTTGGGATCCATTTTTGGAACATTAGATGCATTTTCCGGACCAGCAGGAACATCATTAATTCCGAAAATCGTACAAAAAAACCAAATAAAACAAGCAAATGCTATTATTCAGGGGTTGGGGCAGATTGGCTTTGTTATTGGACCTATTATCTCTGGGAGTATCATGGAATTCGGTGGCGTAACAGCAGGTTATTTAGTCTCATCTATTATTGTTTTGTTGTCTGCCTTTTTTATGTTTCCACCTTTCATAAAGGAAGGTCCTGTAGTCAACACATTTAAACAAACACCATTTAAAGACCTCATAGAAGGTCTTTCCTATGTAAAAGCAAGTAGATTTTTAATGACAGGTATCCTAATTTTAATTACATTAAACTTTTTTGCCTTTGGAGCGATATCCATTGCAATCCCCATTTTAGTGGAAACTTATGGAGGCACACCCATTAACCTTAGTTACATTGACGCTGCTTTAGGGGTTGGGATGCTAATAAGCACAGCAATAATCGGTATAATCAAAATACGTCGTAGGGGATTAACATCGATTGCAGGCTTACTTGCAACATTACTAGTAGCTATAGCTTTTAGTCAAATTCCTAATTTATATATCTTGACGGCGTTAGCGTTTTTAATTGGTTTTACCATGACATTTGTTTCTATCCCTTTCTTCACTTCAGCACAAGAAGATACTGATCCTCGTATTATGGGGAGGGTTATGAGTATTGTCTTTTTAGCCATGAACGGGTTTGATCCTCTTGCCTATGCAAGTGTAACGTTACTCGTTTCTAGAGGATTTGATATTCAATTAGTCATACTTTCCTTTTCTATTGTTGGATTAATAATTGCTATTTTCATTTTGTGGAGAGGACATACATTTAGAAGTTACAAGTCTAACTATTAA